A stretch of alpha proteobacterium HIMB59 DNA encodes these proteins:
- a CDS encoding YqeY-like protein (PFAM: Yqey-like protein) translates to MSLAEKVSDDVKSALKSGDKKKLAIARFLSSELKNFLIKENLDRELSKISEDNFFKIVKTQVKQKKESLEYAEKAKDSNMIDTINYDLDYLNSFLPKMMSEDATKELISNYIKDHQFTSNDFGKIMGLLKKSHNNQIDLNLASSIIKKIFSE, encoded by the coding sequence ATGAGTTTGGCAGAAAAAGTTTCAGATGACGTAAAAAGTGCCCTAAAAAGTGGGGATAAAAAAAAATTAGCAATAGCAAGATTTCTTTCTTCTGAATTAAAAAATTTCCTAATTAAAGAGAATCTAGATAGGGAATTATCAAAAATCAGTGAAGATAATTTCTTCAAAATTGTCAAAACTCAAGTAAAGCAAAAAAAAGAGTCGTTAGAATACGCAGAGAAGGCTAAAGACTCTAATATGATTGATACTATTAACTATGATTTAGATTATTTAAATTCATTTCTTCCCAAAATGATGAGCGAAGACGCCACAAAAGAATTAATTTCAAATTATATCAAGGATCATCAGTTTACGTCTAATGACTTTGGTAAAATAATGGGATTATTAAAAAAATCTCATAATAACCAAATAGATTTAAATTTGGCTTCTAGTATAATTAAAAAAATTTTCAGTGAATGA
- a CDS encoding transcription elongation factor GreA (PFAM: domain; Transcription elongation factor, GreA/GreB, C-term~TIGRFAM: transcription elongation factor GreA) translates to MEKIPMTEEGQKKLLDELKHLKTVERPIIIKAIADARSNGDLSENAEYHAAREKQSFIEGRVAEIESTIAQAEIIDVSKLSGTVVKFGATVSIINLDDNKESKYQLVGEVEADIEQKKISVTSPIARALIGKKKGDYIEVSTPKGVTSYEIKSVRFK, encoded by the coding sequence ATGGAAAAAATACCAATGACAGAAGAGGGGCAAAAAAAGCTCCTTGACGAGTTAAAACACTTAAAGACCGTTGAACGTCCAATTATTATTAAAGCAATTGCAGACGCAAGAAGTAACGGTGACTTATCTGAGAATGCTGAGTACCATGCAGCTCGAGAAAAACAAAGCTTTATTGAAGGTAGAGTTGCTGAAATAGAAAGCACAATAGCTCAAGCGGAAATCATTGATGTTTCTAAGTTATCAGGAACTGTTGTAAAGTTTGGAGCCACAGTGTCCATCATCAACTTAGATGACAATAAAGAATCAAAATATCAACTTGTGGGTGAGGTTGAAGCAGACATAGAACAAAAAAAAATTTCTGTCACCAGTCCTATTGCACGAGCTTTAATTGGTAAGAAAAAAGGCGATTACATAGAGGTTTCTACACCCAAAGGTGTGACTTCTTATGAAATTAAATCTGTTCGTTTTAAATAA
- a CDS encoding carbamoyl-phosphate synthase, large subunit (PFAM: Carbamoyl-phosphate synthase L chain, ATP binding domain; MGS-like domain; Carbamoyl-phosphate synthetase large chain, oligomerisation domain; Carbamoyl-phosphate synthase L chain, N-terminal domain~TIGRFAM: carbamoyl-phosphate synthase, large subunit): MPARKDISKILVIGSGPIVIGQACEFDYSGSQACKALKNEGYQVVLINSNPATIMTDPEFADKTYIEPIDKEIVKKIIEQEKPDAILPTMGGQTALNIIRELNKENYFSNSPIKILGASPRSIDVAEDRKLFAEAMTEIGLETPFSIIVDDKSDLEKIASEVTYPLILRPFYTLGGTGGGIVFNKDEFLPKVKNAIDLSPVSKTLVEESLIGWKEFEFEVVRDKSDNSIIVCSIENLDPMGVHTGDSITIAPALTLTDKEFQKLRNQSIAILRKIGVETGGSNVQFAVNPSNGRILIIEMNPRVSRSSALASKATGFPIAKIAALLAVGYTLDELQNDITKVTPASFEPVIDYVVTKIPKFNFEKFQGTPKVLNTAMKSVGEIMAIGRSFKESILKGLYSIEGDNLGFDISHELLNLKDDELREQLSIQRPDRLILVAEAIRRDFTIDDINSITGIDNFFLREINEIIDIEKLLIKSQGILDLNLIIQAKKIGFSNTHIASLIKKEVGDIYDMLSKNGAKNVFKRVDTCGNEFDSSTAYLYSSFSKDINPFSCEARPANKEKIIILGSGPNRIGQGIEFDYCCVQAVKSFQRLGYETIMVNCNPETVSTDYDTSDKLYFEPLDFEFVKNIIDRESSEGTVKGVVVQFGGQTPLRIANKLKEFGYEILGTSFDAIDISEDRERFQQLIQKVGLKQPKSDISIGTKELLKKTTKLNFPILLRPSYVLGGRMMEKMNSSEDVQNYIDQNYWALENNVILIDEFLKDAKEVDVDVLRDKAGNCMIAGIMEHIEEAGVHSGDSACCIPPFSLSNEIINSIKSFSKSLANELGTIGLMNVQYAIKDNEIYILEANPRASRTIPFLAKAIGIPFIKIAAELIAGKSLSKEFIDFEPESLPYFAIKEAVFVFNKFPNTDVILGPEMKSTGEVMGIDEDFNMAYLKSQIGSGHKLYDLKNIFVSVKDEDKEDIFEIVNSLSKSGYNIYTTRGTHEFLTKKGISTNLVNKVAEGSPHVVEFIKDGKIDMVINTTENKQAIKDSFTIRRTAVDLNVPYFTNLRSAKILYKSLISLKNSEISVKAIQNHHIY; this comes from the coding sequence ATGCCAGCTAGAAAAGATATTTCCAAAATCTTAGTAATAGGATCAGGACCAATTGTAATAGGACAGGCTTGTGAATTTGACTACTCTGGAAGTCAAGCTTGCAAAGCACTTAAGAACGAAGGTTATCAGGTTGTTCTTATCAACTCCAACCCTGCTACTATTATGACTGACCCTGAATTTGCAGATAAAACTTACATAGAGCCGATCGATAAAGAAATTGTCAAAAAAATAATTGAACAAGAAAAACCAGACGCAATTCTTCCTACAATGGGAGGTCAAACTGCTCTTAATATTATACGAGAGTTAAATAAGGAAAATTACTTCTCTAATAGCCCTATTAAAATTCTTGGTGCTAGTCCAAGGTCAATTGATGTAGCTGAAGATAGAAAACTATTTGCAGAAGCGATGACTGAAATAGGTCTTGAAACTCCTTTCAGTATAATCGTAGATGATAAATCTGATTTAGAAAAAATAGCCTCAGAGGTCACCTATCCTCTTATTCTGAGACCTTTTTATACCCTTGGAGGCACTGGCGGTGGTATTGTTTTTAATAAAGATGAATTTTTGCCTAAAGTCAAAAATGCCATTGATCTTAGCCCCGTTTCCAAGACTCTGGTTGAAGAGTCCCTAATTGGTTGGAAAGAATTTGAATTCGAAGTTGTTCGCGATAAATCAGATAACTCAATAATTGTATGCTCTATAGAAAACCTAGATCCAATGGGTGTGCATACTGGCGATAGCATTACGATCGCCCCTGCTCTAACGCTGACAGATAAAGAATTTCAAAAACTAAGAAATCAGAGTATCGCTATTTTAAGAAAAATAGGAGTTGAAACAGGAGGGTCTAACGTTCAATTTGCCGTTAATCCTTCCAATGGAAGAATATTAATCATCGAAATGAACCCTAGAGTAAGCAGATCCTCTGCACTTGCATCAAAAGCAACAGGGTTTCCAATTGCTAAAATTGCCGCTCTCTTGGCTGTAGGTTACACATTAGATGAATTACAAAACGATATTACCAAAGTCACTCCAGCTAGTTTTGAACCTGTCATTGACTATGTTGTAACAAAAATCCCTAAATTTAATTTTGAAAAATTTCAAGGAACACCAAAAGTTTTGAATACAGCCATGAAGTCAGTTGGGGAAATTATGGCAATTGGAAGGAGCTTTAAGGAGTCTATTTTAAAAGGCTTATATTCTATTGAAGGTGATAATTTAGGTTTTGATATTTCTCACGAGTTATTGAACTTAAAAGATGATGAGTTAAGGGAACAGCTATCAATACAAAGGCCTGATAGATTGATTTTAGTAGCTGAAGCTATAAGAAGAGATTTTACTATTGACGATATTAACTCAATAACTGGAATTGATAATTTTTTCCTAAGAGAAATTAACGAAATAATTGATATTGAAAAATTACTTATAAAATCCCAAGGAATATTAGATTTGAATTTGATCATTCAAGCTAAGAAAATTGGTTTTTCTAATACACATATTGCTAGCTTAATTAAAAAAGAAGTTGGAGACATTTATGACATGTTAAGTAAAAATGGTGCCAAAAATGTTTTTAAAAGAGTTGATACTTGCGGCAATGAATTTGACTCTTCTACGGCCTATCTCTACTCCAGTTTCAGTAAAGATATAAATCCATTTAGCTGTGAAGCTAGGCCAGCAAACAAAGAAAAGATCATAATTCTTGGATCAGGGCCTAATAGAATTGGTCAAGGAATAGAATTTGATTATTGCTGTGTTCAAGCTGTAAAATCTTTTCAAAGATTAGGCTATGAAACAATCATGGTTAATTGCAACCCTGAAACCGTATCAACAGACTATGACACATCAGACAAACTATATTTTGAACCTTTAGACTTTGAATTTGTTAAAAATATCATAGATAGAGAAAGCTCTGAAGGTACTGTTAAAGGGGTCGTTGTGCAATTTGGCGGTCAAACTCCCTTACGTATAGCTAATAAATTAAAAGAGTTTGGATATGAAATCCTCGGCACATCTTTTGATGCTATCGATATATCTGAAGACAGAGAGAGATTTCAGCAATTAATTCAAAAAGTAGGATTAAAACAACCTAAAAGCGACATATCTATTGGAACCAAAGAGCTTCTCAAAAAGACAACTAAATTAAATTTCCCTATTTTGCTTCGTCCTTCTTATGTTCTTGGGGGTAGGATGATGGAAAAAATGAATAGTTCTGAGGATGTTCAAAATTATATTGATCAAAATTATTGGGCACTTGAAAATAATGTAATTTTGATTGATGAATTTTTAAAAGATGCCAAAGAAGTAGATGTAGATGTTTTAAGAGATAAGGCGGGCAATTGCATGATCGCTGGAATTATGGAACACATAGAAGAAGCTGGTGTTCATTCAGGAGATAGCGCTTGCTGCATTCCCCCATTTTCTCTAAGCAATGAAATAATTAACTCCATTAAAAGTTTTAGTAAAAGCCTTGCCAATGAATTAGGTACAATAGGGTTAATGAATGTGCAATATGCAATTAAAGATAATGAAATTTATATTCTCGAAGCTAACCCTAGAGCCAGTCGAACAATTCCTTTTCTAGCAAAAGCCATTGGTATACCATTTATTAAAATTGCTGCAGAATTAATTGCTGGGAAATCGTTATCTAAAGAATTCATCGACTTTGAACCTGAGTCCTTACCTTACTTTGCTATTAAAGAGGCAGTCTTTGTTTTTAATAAGTTTCCAAACACAGATGTAATTTTAGGACCAGAAATGAAAAGCACTGGAGAAGTAATGGGTATAGATGAGGATTTCAACATGGCATATTTGAAGAGTCAGATAGGCTCTGGACATAAGCTATATGATCTTAAAAATATCTTTGTTTCAGTTAAAGACGAGGATAAAGAGGATATTTTTGAGATTGTTAATTCACTAAGCAAAAGTGGCTATAATATTTATACAACCCGAGGAACTCATGAGTTTCTTACAAAAAAAGGGATTTCTACCAATTTGGTGAATAAAGTGGCTGAGGGTTCCCCACATGTGGTTGAGTTCATTAAAGATGGTAAAATTGACATGGTAATCAATACCACTGAGAATAAACAAGCAATCAAAGATAGTTTCACAATTAGAAGAACTGCTGTTGATTTAAATGTTCCCTATTTTACCAACTTAAGAAGTGCTAAAATACTATATAAATCACTGATATCTTTGAAAAATAGTGAAATTTCGGTTAAAGCTATTCAAAATCATCATATTTATTAA
- a CDS encoding hypothetical protein (PFAM: conserved hypothetical protein) translates to MIDLKAITISEGAAGMRSQIEGLANLICNSYRNFDVQIKPFFKNLPIQLIPASANAYQNIDQIKIQSKVLVISCGKKSVKASIYLKKKFKGLVFNIHIQDPKSNHDLFDLIISPEHDRLKKPNSISTLLALHNINFDLNKKKTNSINFIIGGSNKYFKFNEETQNKILNDIYFLSEISSVNVIPSRRTPSEFIKNLSMLKNHNIKLFTNLFDPVTYGNLLSESNMQIVTWDSISMISEAISSETGTFLYEFEEDSCPKRYQLFHQMVKQKGFIKSFSRKMKPYTVSMSSYNSELKSKILNKIKSNLWFKNSVS, encoded by the coding sequence TTGATTGACTTAAAAGCTATCACCATCAGCGAGGGGGCTGCTGGGATGAGAAGTCAAATAGAAGGTCTTGCAAATTTAATTTGCAATTCATACCGAAACTTTGATGTTCAAATTAAACCTTTTTTTAAAAATCTCCCAATTCAGCTTATTCCTGCCAGTGCAAATGCTTATCAAAATATTGATCAAATAAAAATCCAATCAAAAGTATTAGTGATCAGCTGTGGTAAAAAAAGTGTTAAAGCTTCTATTTACTTAAAAAAAAAGTTTAAAGGTCTTGTTTTCAATATTCATATCCAAGATCCTAAATCAAATCATGATCTTTTTGATTTAATAATATCTCCAGAGCATGATCGGCTAAAAAAACCAAATAGTATTTCAACATTACTCGCTCTTCATAATATTAATTTTGATTTAAATAAAAAAAAGACAAATAGCATTAACTTTATTATTGGAGGTTCTAACAAGTATTTCAAGTTCAACGAAGAAACACAAAATAAAATATTAAATGATATATATTTTTTATCAGAAATTTCTTCTGTAAACGTTATTCCCTCAAGAAGAACGCCTTCTGAATTTATTAAAAATTTATCAATGCTAAAGAATCATAATATAAAATTATTTACTAATTTATTTGATCCTGTCACCTATGGTAATCTTCTATCAGAGTCTAATATGCAAATTGTAACTTGGGACTCTATTTCAATGATTTCTGAAGCAATCTCATCTGAAACAGGAACATTCCTCTATGAGTTCGAAGAAGATAGTTGTCCTAAAAGATATCAATTATTCCATCAAATGGTTAAACAAAAAGGTTTTATTAAAAGTTTCAGTAGAAAAATGAAACCCTACACTGTCTCAATGAGTAGTTATAATTCAGAGTTAAAAAGTAAGATCTTGAATAAGATAAAAAGTAATTTATGGTTCAAAAATAGTGTCTCTTAA
- a CDS encoding DNA primase, catalytic core (PFAM: Toprim domain; CHC2 zinc finger; DNA primase catalytic core, N-terminal domain~TIGRFAM: DNA primase, catalytic core), protein MTNDNIKEVINRTSIVDIINSTIPLKKKGNNYFGLSPFKKEKTPSFSVNEEKKIFHCFSTGEHGNVIDFLIKVKGYDFKDALNELASKAGVELSYKSSKINSTIYEINQFTKELFHSNLLQSKICMDYLIDKRKFTQETIEKFILGSSFNSAHIQKKLLDNFELKDLISSGVFNKNQNSKIFFLNRIMVPINNVQDKTIGFGARVINESLPKYINTAETKLFKKKQILFNESQLDKHSNKKIILVEGYFDVIKLHQFGFSNCVAPLGTSINHERIIDLTKKGYEIIVCLDGDLAGRNASLRLMNNLLSSKDFELGVKFVLLPKNYDPDLMLESKMKDQLIKLINQPLNIEQFIDKYLDKYFSSNNIDEQFKGSKVLKGILSSIENLDLKKILNQYFQNKSPSSKTRPKKQNTQFSTAEFGNDLKAKFSAALIMFYIENPNSREKIYDLLATANFQSKFRDIRNEIIKKNHFKSTSNELYDHLESKGLNFTKNLLFSNEVRRLCRFASSNFKGDPYNEIEKTVNFINK, encoded by the coding sequence ATGACAAATGATAATATCAAAGAGGTTATAAATAGAACTTCAATTGTAGATATAATAAATTCTACTATCCCATTAAAAAAAAAGGGAAATAATTATTTTGGACTGAGTCCGTTTAAAAAAGAGAAAACACCCTCTTTTTCAGTTAATGAAGAAAAAAAAATTTTCCACTGTTTTAGTACAGGAGAACATGGAAACGTCATTGATTTTTTAATAAAGGTTAAAGGTTATGATTTCAAAGATGCATTAAATGAGCTCGCGTCTAAGGCTGGAGTAGAATTGAGCTACAAATCATCAAAAATTAATTCAACAATTTACGAAATCAATCAGTTTACAAAGGAACTGTTTCATTCAAATTTATTGCAGTCTAAAATTTGTATGGATTATTTAATTGATAAAAGAAAATTTACTCAAGAAACAATAGAAAAATTTATATTAGGATCGTCCTTTAATTCTGCTCACATTCAAAAAAAGCTTTTAGATAATTTTGAATTAAAAGATTTAATTTCATCAGGTGTATTTAATAAAAACCAAAACTCTAAAATTTTTTTTCTAAATAGAATTATGGTGCCTATAAATAACGTACAAGATAAAACTATTGGCTTTGGGGCTAGGGTGATTAATGAGAGTTTACCCAAATATATCAATACTGCAGAAACTAAATTATTTAAAAAAAAACAAATTCTTTTTAATGAAAGTCAATTAGATAAACATTCAAATAAAAAAATAATATTAGTAGAAGGATACTTTGATGTAATTAAATTGCATCAATTTGGTTTTTCGAATTGTGTTGCACCTTTAGGAACTTCTATTAACCATGAAAGGATTATTGATCTAACAAAGAAGGGATATGAAATTATTGTGTGTCTTGATGGCGATTTAGCTGGAAGAAATGCCTCACTGAGATTAATGAATAATCTACTCTCTTCAAAAGATTTTGAGCTTGGAGTAAAATTTGTTTTACTACCCAAAAACTATGACCCAGATCTTATGTTAGAGTCTAAAATGAAAGATCAGTTAATTAAATTAATTAATCAACCCCTAAACATAGAACAATTTATTGATAAATATTTAGATAAATATTTTTCTAGCAATAATATTGATGAGCAATTTAAAGGCTCTAAAGTATTAAAAGGTATCTTATCTTCAATAGAAAATCTTGATTTAAAAAAAATATTAAATCAATATTTTCAAAATAAATCTCCCAGTTCTAAGACAAGGCCTAAAAAACAAAATACACAATTTTCAACTGCTGAATTTGGGAATGATTTAAAAGCTAAATTTAGTGCAGCCTTGATCATGTTCTATATAGAAAATCCAAACTCTAGAGAAAAAATATATGATTTATTGGCTACAGCCAATTTTCAATCAAAATTTAGAGACATTCGAAACGAAATAATTAAAAAAAACCATTTTAAATCAACATCTAATGAACTTTATGACCATTTAGAGTCTAAAGGATTGAATTTTACAAAAAATTTACTATTTTCTAATGAAGTTCGAAGGCTTTGTAGATTTGCCTCATCTAATTTTAAAGGCGACCCATATAACGAAATTGAAAAAACAGTTAACTTTATAAATAAATAA
- a CDS encoding carbamoyl-phosphate synthase, small subunit (PFAM: Carbamoyl-phosphate synthase small chain, CPSase domain; Glutamine amidotransferase class-I~TIGRFAM: carbamoyl-phosphate synthase, small subunit) encodes MSVLDNQNNQNYQNYQNGFLIYNKEFIFKGKFLSTEQFKIAEICFNTSMTGYQEILTDPSYKSQFINFTFPLIGIVGCNNEDYESWKIHASGLICSEIFSSSSNWRSNINFTNWLLDQKSCAFFDLDTRSLTKIIRDYGPKNVMLCSESYFNEKGIDLIIDQIDQYPTLEENDVIADYTNELEVLVKDTKKDSLNIAFLDFGAKDNIKRNLSNRNCNLLEFDMNFKAENILSKKPDGIFLSNGPGDPQKVFNNIKPELKKILESKIPTFGICLGHQILSLAFNAKTKRMDKGHRGGNHPVKNLETGQVEITSQNHGFVVSDDGFPNDLEISHISLFDNTVDGMKSKSQPLFSVQYHPESSPGPHDSRYLFDKFIELMKSNAS; translated from the coding sequence ATGTCCGTATTAGATAATCAAAATAATCAAAATTATCAAAATTATCAAAACGGTTTTCTTATTTATAATAAAGAATTCATTTTTAAAGGAAAGTTTCTTAGTACTGAGCAATTCAAGATTGCAGAAATTTGCTTTAATACCAGCATGACTGGTTACCAAGAAATACTCACGGACCCATCGTACAAGTCTCAATTTATTAATTTTACCTTCCCGCTTATTGGTATAGTTGGATGTAATAATGAAGATTATGAATCATGGAAAATACATGCATCTGGCTTAATATGTAGTGAAATTTTTAGTTCTTCATCTAATTGGAGATCAAATATAAATTTCACTAATTGGCTATTAGATCAAAAATCATGTGCTTTTTTTGACTTAGATACAAGATCCCTGACTAAAATCATTAGAGATTATGGCCCAAAAAATGTCATGCTATGTAGTGAAAGTTATTTCAATGAAAAAGGTATTGACCTAATTATAGATCAAATAGATCAATATCCCACACTAGAAGAAAATGACGTAATTGCGGATTACACTAACGAATTAGAAGTATTAGTTAAAGATACAAAAAAAGACTCTTTAAATATTGCTTTTCTTGATTTTGGAGCAAAAGATAACATAAAAAGAAATCTATCAAATCGAAATTGTAATTTACTTGAGTTCGATATGAACTTTAAAGCAGAAAATATTTTATCAAAAAAACCTGATGGAATTTTTTTAAGTAATGGGCCCGGTGACCCACAAAAAGTATTTAACAATATCAAACCAGAACTTAAAAAAATTTTAGAAAGTAAAATACCAACTTTTGGAATTTGCTTAGGTCACCAAATTCTTAGTTTAGCTTTCAATGCTAAAACTAAAAGAATGGACAAAGGACATAGAGGCGGAAACCATCCAGTTAAAAATTTAGAAACTGGTCAAGTAGAAATCACATCACAAAATCATGGATTTGTTGTCAGTGATGATGGTTTTCCAAATGATTTAGAAATCTCCCATATATCGCTATTTGATAATACGGTTGATGGAATGAAATCTAAATCACAACCTCTGTTTTCAGTTCAATACCACCCTGAGTCTAGTCCGGGTCCGCATGATAGTCGTTATCTTTTTGACAAATTTATTGAATTAATGAAATCGAATGCCAGCTAG